TTATCCGGGCCATCCCTTCGGTGGTCATTCTGCTGTTCCTGGTGTCGCTGGTGGAATCGCTGTTCGTGCTGCCGGCGCACCTGGCCATCGGCCAGCCGCGTGCCGTGCAGGGGCGGATATTGACCGCCATCGAGGGGGTACGTAAAAAATTCGGACATCGACTGCAGCGGTTTATCGATGGTCCCTACGGTCGGACATTGCGCCTGGCCCTGCATTATCGCTATGCCACGGTCGCCAGTGCGCTGGCGGTGTTGATGCTATGCCTGGGGCTGGTTGGCGGCGGCATCATCAAGTTCCGCTTCATGCCGAAGGTGGAAGGGGACATCATCCTGGTCAATCTGGAGATGGCTCCCGGCACGCCGGTCTCCCGCACCCGGGAGGTGGCGCAGACGATCCTGGCCCACGGGCGCGAGGCTATCGCGGTTTTCGATCGGCAACTGCCCGAGGGAGAGACCATCCTGCGAAACATGTATTCCCTGGTCGGCAGCAGTCTCAACACCGGCGGGCCGGAAGGCGAATCGACCACCGGCGGATCGCACTTGTCGACCATCGCCGTGTTTCTGACGCCGAGCGAACAGCGCGATATCGGTGCGGCGCAGGTGGCCACCGCGTGGCGTGAACGGGTCGGTGAAGTGCCCGGTGCGGAATCGCTGGTTTTCACCACCGACCTGGTGCAGCTCGGCGCCAATATCGACATTCAGCTGGCCCATGAAAGTTTCGACGTGTTGCAGCAGGTTTCCGAACAGGTCAAGGTGTTGCTGGCCGAGTACCCGGGGGTCGAGGATATCGTCAGCAATTACGTACGCGGCAAGCGCGAGTTGAAAATACGGCTCAAGCCGGAGGCGCGTACCCTGGGCATCACCGAGACCGATCTCGGCAATCAGTTGCGGGCTGCTTTTTACGGTGCGGAGGCCTTGCGCCTGCAGCGCGGGCGCAATGAGGTGCGGGTCATGGTGCGCTATCCGGAAGCCGACCGGCAGCACCTGGCGGATCTGGAGAATCTGCGGGTGCGCACCGCCGATGGCGGTGAGGTGCCTTTGATGCGCGCTGCCGAGGTCGCCGGCGGGCATGGTTTCAGCAGTATCAATCGCACAGATCGCAAGCGGGTGATCAATGTCTCGGCGAATGTGGACAGCCAACGGGGCAACGCCGAGGAAATCCGTCGGCACCTGCAGCAAACCGCATTGCCGGCCCTCATGGCCCAATACCCCGGTCTGAGTTACGATATGGAGGGCGAGGCGCGCGAACTTAACGAGGTCAAAGGCAGCATGGGGCGCGGCTATGTACTGGCGCTGTTCGGCATCTTTGCCCTGCTGGCCATCCCGTTTCGCTCTTACAGCCAGCCGCTATTGATCATGGTCGCCATCCCCTTCGGGATTGTCGGCGCCGTATTCGGCCATGTGTTGATGGGCTACAACCTGAGCATCATGAGTGTCTTCGGCATCGTTGCTCTGTCCGGGGTGGTGGTCAACGATTCCTTGCTGCTCATCGACTACGTGAATGTGCGCAGGCGTAAAGGCGATACCCTTCAGGCGGCTCTTCTCGAGGCCGGTCGGCGACGTTTTCGGCCGATTCTGCTGACCTCGCTGACCACCTTTTTCGGTCTCATGCCGATGATTCTGGAAACCAGCATGCAGGCCAAGTTCCTCATCCCCATGGCCATCAGCCTCGGTTTCGGCATCATGTTCGCTACCGGCATCACGCTGCTGCTGATCCCGGCCTTGTACCTGGTGCTGGAGGATATCCGGCGCCTGCTGGGCCTGCGTCCGGATCATGCCAATCACCGGTTGTCGTGATGTGTCTATTGCCGCTCGCTGAGGCAGGTGCGGGCGAAGATGGACTGTATGGACGATGTGGACGGCATGGACACCGTGAAAAGCGTTAACTAAGGGAGCGTTTTTATGGCCGATGGTGAGGGATTGATCCCCAGACATGGCGGGTATCGCAACCTGAAAAGCTTTCAGATCGCGCAGCTGATCTATGATGTGACGGTGCGGTTTTGTAACCGCTATATCGACAAGCGCAGCCGCACTCATGACCAGATGGTCCAGGCGGCGCGCAGCGGCGTACAGAATATCGCCGAAGGGAGCCAAGCTTCGGCCACCTCCAAAAAATTCGAATTGAAACTGACCCAGGTAGCGCGGGCCAGTCTCGAAGAGTTGCGGCTCGACTACGAAGATTTTTTGCGGCAGCGGGGACTCACCCTCTGGGAGAGGGAGGATCCGCGTCGTAAGTCCCTGATCACGCGGAGGTGCGCCTCCGCCGAGGAAGTGGCGACCTGGGTTGGCGAGCTCAGGAATGGACATCATGGAGGGGGAGGACAAAAAAATCTGTCCACAGAGTCCATGCCGTCCACTAAGTCCACCTATCAAGAGATCTCCGCCAATGCCGCTCTGACTCTCATCGCCGTGGCCTGCTCCCTGCTCGATCGGCAGGTGGCCGCACAGGCCGCGGCCTTTGAACGGGAAGGCGGCTTTACCGAGCGACTGTACCGTGTCCGCAGCCGGAAAAGGCAGCGTTCATGACAGGGTTTGAAACGCTGGCATAGGCCGGCCCCCGCTTTCAGATATGTCGCATGAAGAAGTGCCTGAGCATGCCGATCCCCCCGTCAGATATCAGAACGATCGGTGTGCGGCTTGCATTACGCGCCGAAATACCGTAAAAAAGCCTATCAATCATGTCCGGAGGAAAGCTGCCTTGCCTATTGTCGAAGATCGCCTGTTTCGCAAAATTAAAAAACTGACGGGAAAAGCCATCGGTGATTTCAATCTTATCGAAGAGGGGGACCGTATCGCCGTGGCGGTTTCGGGAGGTAAGGATTCCTGGACTTTGCTGCATATTCTCGACAGTTTACGGCGGCGGGCGCCGATTCGTTACGAGTTGATCGCGGTCAATGTCGATCCCGGCTTTCCCGGTTACCGCACCGATATTATGGAGGCGCATCTTAGAGAGTACGGCTTTGCCAACCGCATGGAACGTACCGATTGTGCGACCATTATCAAAGAAAAACTGCGTCCCGGATCTTCTTTTTGTGCCTTTTGCGCCCGTCTTCGCCGGGGGGTGCTGTACTCCGTCGCCACTGAACTGGGGTGCAATAAGCTGGCCCTGGGACACCATCTGGATGATTTTGTGGAAACGCTGTTGCTCAATCAGTTCTACGTGGGGACTCTGGCCGCCATGAGTCCCAAGCTGTTGGCCGACAACGGCCAGCATACCGTGATTCGGCCCATGGTTTATGTGGAAGAAAGCGATGTTGCGGCTTTTGCCGAAGCCAACGGACTACCGGCCATCCCCTGCGGGTGTCCCGAGGAAACCCGCTCCGATCAGAACCGGCAGCGCATGAAACGGCTGGTCAGTCAATTAGCCGAAGATATCCCCCATCTGCGCAGCAGCCTTATCGGTGCGCTGGGTAATGTCCAGCCGCGACATCTGCTCGATGCCAGTCTCAAGGATTTCGGTACCGCCGCAGCCGACTGACGGTTGCCGCAGATTGCGGTAGAATATGGTAGCGGCAGGATATGAGGCTGGGCCAATGCGTTGTTGTTTTTCATTCGACTTCAGGAACAAGTAAATAACGGTTCGGCCGTTTTTATGGTTTTTATATAGATTCCCGGTCTGCAAGGCGTAACCTATGACTTCCAGTTTTCATACCAAGGCTGATATCGATCTGGCCAGTGAAGTGCAGCAGTTGCTCTTTCCCAAGGGCTCGCCGCATTGCAACTGGTGCTGTATCGGTACCAAGAATCGCATGGCGCGGGGCCTGGGCGGCGATTATTTTGATTTCATCGCTTTGCCGGACGGTTGTCTGGTGGTGTTTCTTGGGGATGTTACCGGTCATGGTCTGCAGGCCTCGGTGGTCATGGCCCTGCTTTACGGGTTTATACATCGCGGCACCGCCGAAAATTGCAATCCCCGGGAGATGGCATCGCGGGTCAACGAATTTCTGTTTTCCTTTGCTCGTCGCTCCCGCCGGCTGGATCATTTTTTTTCCACGACCCTGTTTTACGGAGTCATCGACCCCGACACTTTGGAGATGCGCTACATCAACAACGGGCAGGGCAATCCGCTGGTGCGCCGCGGCCATAAGATTGTGTCTCTGGAGGCGACAGGGCAGCCGTTGGGGTATTTCGATCAGCCTGAAATTGCCATGGCCCGTTTTCAGTTTCAGCATGGCGATCGATTTCTGCTGTACACTGACGGACTGGTTGAAGCCTTTAATCCCAAGGGGCAGGCTTTCGGTCTGCCCGGGTTGAAACGATTGCTGCGCCATGACCACCGTGGTCATGGCGAATTTCTCGAAGCATTGTTTCAGTCACTGGTGTCATTCGGTGCCCCTGATCCGCCACAGGATGACTGCACCGCCATAACCATCGATTTTAAGCGTCCTGCGGTTTAATCACCGGACCGATATCCAACCATAAAAGCCTTTTGTATGGCCTTACGCGACAGGTCGGGAAATTCGGCGATGGTCTTGCTTGACTAAAATCGAGCCCATGCATCGCTGTCCTTCCGGGTTTTGTCCAGGAGAAACCTTCATGAAACAACGCGAATATCGCGCCGGCGACCGGCAGCACGGATTTGTCATCACTTCGGTTTCAACTTTGCCGGAACTCAACGCCACTCTGGTGCAGTTGCGGCATGAGCGCACCGGCGCGCGCATGGTTCACCTTGACCGGGAGGATGACAATAACCTGTTTTCGGTCGGATTCCGCACCACTCCGCAGGATTCCACCGGTGTCGCGCATATTCTCGAACATACGGTATTGTGCGGTTCGCAAAGGTTCCCGGTGCGTGATCCTTTCTTTACCATGCTGAAGCGCAGTCTCAGCACCTTCATGAACGCTCTGACCGCCAGCGACTGGACCTGTTATCCGTTTGCCTCGCAGAACAAGACCGATTTTTACAACTTGATGGGGATCTATCTCGATGCGGCGTTTTTCCCTTTGCTGCGCGAACAGGATTTTCGGCAGGAGGGGCATCGTCTGGAATTCGCCGAAGCCGGCGATAGCTCTTCCCCGTTGCAATTCAAGGGGGTGGTTTACAACGAGATGAAGGGCGCGATGGCCGACCCATCATCCTTGTTGCACCGACGACTTACCCGCGCTTTGTACCCGACGGTCACTTACGGCTTTAATTCCGGCGGAGAACCGGCCGATATCCTCGATTTGAGCTATGAACAATTGAAGGCGTTTCATGGCACCTATTATCACCCGGCCAACGCCTGGTTCTTCACCTACGGGAATATGCCCCTGGCGGAGCATCTGCAAGCCATAGATGAGCAGGCTTTGTGTCATTTTGATGCGTTGCAGGTTGACAGCGGCATCCCTGACGAAGCCCGCTACACCGAGCCCCGCAGGGTCGAGGAAACCTTTCCGGTCGATGCCGGGGAATCTTTGGAGCATCGCTCCATCGTGCAGTTGGGGTGGCTGACCTGTCCGGTTTCCGATCAGTTCGAGCGGCTTGGCATGATGTTGTTGTCCGAACTGCTGCTGGGTAATCCGGCGGCTCCGCTGTACAAGGCATTGCTCGATTCGAAGTTGGGGCAGAATCTGGCACCCGGCACCGGATACCACGATGATTATCGTGAAACCTACCTGGCCGTCGGTTTGCAGGGCACCGATCCCGAAACTGTCGAAGCGGTCGAAACGCTGATCCTGAACACTTTGCAGGAGATTGTCGATACGGGATTCTCGTCGGAGCAGATCGAAGCGGCCATCCACCAGCTTGAATTCTCCTGCCGCGAGGTCAACGGGGATCAGTATCCGTATGGCTTGTTGCTGTTGATGCGGATGTTCGGATCGTGGCTGCATGCGGACGATCCGGTGTCGCCGCTGTGTCTGGAACAGGACCTGGTGCGCTTGCGGCAGGAATTGGCCAACGGCCCGTTTTTCGAAAACCTGATTCGCCGCCAGTTGCTGGAGAATCCCCACAGGGTGACGTTGCTGCTCAAACCCGATGTCGAGCAGAAATCCCGTGAGGAAAAACAGCTAAAGGCCCGACTGGAAAACATCGAAAAACAACTTTCCGCTGAGGATCGGGAACATCTGCTAGCGCAAGGCGTGGCGTTGCAACAGACCCAGGAGGCGGCCGAGGATCTATCCTGTCTGCCTACTCTGGAGCTTTCCGATATTCCGGCCAGTCAGCCGTTGGTAGACAGCGATCCGTTTGAGTGTCAAGGGGTTCCGGTCCGCTGGTTCGAGCAGCCGACCAACGGTATCGGATATTTTACCGCTCATCTGCAGATCGATGATTTGCCGGAAGAGTTGTTTCAGGATGTGCCCCTGTTCTGCACGCTGTTGACCAAAGTCGGCGCTGCCGGCAAGAACTATCTGGAGATGGCGGAACGCGTGTCGGCGGCTACCGGTGGCGTGCAGGCCAGTGCTTCGCTCCTCGATGGGCCGGCCAGCCTGGATACCTTCCAGTTGGGCGTGGAGTTGCGCGGCAAGGCACTGTTGCGAAATCAACAGCCCATGTTCGATATTCTCAAAGACTTTTGTACGGCACCGGATTTTTCCGATCTTCAGCGCCTGCACACCGTATTGCAGCAGTTGAAAACTTCGCTGGAAAATTCCGTTCCCGGTTCCGGCCACAGTTATGCCTCGAGGGCTGCTTCCGGTTCCTTGACGGCTGCAGGGCGGGTTCGGGAGGTGTGGAGCGGTTTGCACCTGATTCATGCCGTGAAAGAGCTGGCAGCCAGACAACCGGAACAACTCTCGGAATTTGCCCAGCGTCTGCAACGCCTGGCCGCAGCGATTTTCCGCCGCGACCGGTTGCGTTGTGCCATTACCGCCGAAGAGCCGGTCTTCCGGAGTATGCAGCCGGTTCTCGATGGCTTCTTTGCCGAAATACCGGCTGCCGGCGCGTCTGTGCCGCCGCCGAAGCGACCCTCACCCTTTGATGACAAGGCCTCCGGTTGGGTGGCGGCGGTGCCTGTGGCTTATGTGGCGCGGGTTTTCCGTGCGGTTCCGCTGGAGCATCCCGATGGTGCCGTCCTGATGGTTTTGGCCAAGTTGCTGCGCGGCGGTTATCTGCACCGGGAAATCCGTGAAAAAGGCGGTGCTTACGGTGGCATGGCCAATTACGATGCTCAGGGTGGCTTGTTTGCCATGCTGTCCTATCGCGATCCCCACCTGTTGCGCACTCTGGATGTTTTCAGGGACGCAACCCGCTGGGCTGCTGACGGCGGTTTTGCCGCAGTCGACATTAAAGAAGCGATCCTGGGGGTCTTCAGTCAGCTCGACCGGCCCCTGTCGCCGGGCGGCAAGGGGCTTCGGGAATTCCATTATGTGCTGCAGGGATTGACGCCCGAAGCGCGTCAGGTTTTTCGTCAGCGGATCCTTGCTGTTGATGCCGAAGCGCTTTCTGCCGCAGCCGGACGTTATCTGGTGGACGGCTGGCAGGACAGCGCGGTGTCGGTCGTTGCAGGGGAGGACATGTTGCAGGAGGCCAACCTTCAGCTTGGCGATGCGTCCCTGACGCTGGGGCGTATCTGAGTCGTTGGTTCGAAAGCAGGCTTTTGTCGCGGGGCGAATTGTGGTACCTTGGGCCAGCCCGCATCGCCCCGGCGGGATGCTTGTGACGGAAAACTGCTCGGGAGTCGCCATTCATGGAAAAACTGCTGTCCACTAAAGAAGTCGCGCAACGCCTCAGTGTCAACGAAAAGATGGTCTATACGTTGATCACCGAAAAAGGCCTGCCGGCAACCAAAATTACAGGCAAGTGGTTGTTTCCGTCCCACTTGGTGGAACAGTGGGTCGAGAGCATGACCATCAATTATCCTACCGGTGCGGCCGAGTTGCCGCACAAAAGTGGGCTGTTGATGATCGCCGGCAGCGACGATATGCTGCTCGACAGGGCGTTGTCGCTGTTCATGAAGCTCAATGCCGGGTATGTCGTTCTGTTTGGGGCGGTGGGCAGCCTCGGCGGTCTCAAGGCGTTGCGCCGTGGTATGTGTCACATGGCGACCAGCCACCTGGCCGATGAAAACGAAAAGGATTACAATTTTTCCTTTGCGGCCAGTGAGCTTGAGGCGCTCCCGGCGGTGGTTAATTTCTGTCGCCGCGAACAGGGGCTGATTGTCGCCAAGGGCAATCCCCACGGTATCCGCAGTTGCCGGGATATCGCCGAGAAGGATTTGACGGTGGTCAATCGTCCCCTCGGCGCCAGTACCCGGATTATTTTCGATCAGCAGCTGCAAGAGGCCGATATCAAGCCCGCCCGCCTTAAAGGGTATGGCAACGAGGTGTCCCGTCATCTCGATATCGGGCTTGAGATCCTGTCCGGGCGCGCCGATATCGGCCCCGGTATCCGGCCCGCAGCCGCCATGCTGGGCCTCGATTTTCTGCCCTTGCGCTGGGAACGTTTCGACCTGTTGATTCCCAAGGACTGCTTTTTCGACAAATCGATCCAGCAATTTCTCGCCATGTTGCACGAGCCGGCGTTTCACGATCTCGCCGCCAGCATGCCCGGTTACGAGCTGAATCTCGCCGGTCGTATGTTGTTCCCCGGTGAAAGCCGCTGATTGCGGCTGACCCTTTTGCCCACCTTTTCCTTTGCCGTTTTGTCACCTGCCAATGGTGGATCTCTCTTCGAACTTGACCAATGGAGTATACTCCCCGTGGGGGGATTTGTGTAACGATTGAAGTAGTTTACTCAAAAACCCCGTTGACTCTCAATCGTTATCACGGTAATGTTACATCGTTGGTTCAGCCCTTTTGGAGGAGGGCGCGTTGGGAAACATTTTGTAATTTCAGGAGTACACAACCATGTTCAAGGTGAGGAGGAACAACGTGAAATCAATTTTTCGTATTCTGAGTACAAGTTTATTGCTGGTGGCGGTTCTCTGTACCGGCGCCATGGCGACC
This DNA window, taken from Syntrophotalea carbinolica DSM 2380, encodes the following:
- a CDS encoding efflux RND transporter permease subunit, which gives rise to MKQAIRWMTENHVAANLLMLVFVVGGLIIGLTVQQEVFPEVALDKVQVSVSYPGAGPEEIEDGILLKIEDNLTGVDGIRRLRSQALEGFGTVTAELRTGSDADVVLQDIKTEVDRIISFPEQAEKPIVTKLLNRRQVVSVMVYGELPERSLRELAEQVQNDLLLLPDITQVDLAGVRPYEISVEIPEANLRRYNLTLDQVAQRIRQASRDIPGGTIKTRGGEILVRTKERRYTGPEYEPITILTAADGTEVRLGDIATVRDTFRETDEELLFDGWPAAMVQVFRVGDQKPTDISETVRHYVQRKQQELPAAVRLAIWNDDSEIFQSRMNLLKKNACFGLLLVLIVLGLFLEVRLALWVMLGVPISFLGSLFFMPAVGASINMISMFAFIMALGILVDDAIVVGENVFEHRQRGKPYLKAAMDGAMEVSVPIIFAILTSVAAFSPLLFISGTMGKFIRAIPSVVILLFLVSLVESLFVLPAHLAIGQPRAVQGRILTAIEGVRKKFGHRLQRFIDGPYGRTLRLALHYRYATVASALAVLMLCLGLVGGGIIKFRFMPKVEGDIILVNLEMAPGTPVSRTREVAQTILAHGREAIAVFDRQLPEGETILRNMYSLVGSSLNTGGPEGESTTGGSHLSTIAVFLTPSEQRDIGAAQVATAWRERVGEVPGAESLVFTTDLVQLGANIDIQLAHESFDVLQQVSEQVKVLLAEYPGVEDIVSNYVRGKRELKIRLKPEARTLGITETDLGNQLRAAFYGAEALRLQRGRNEVRVMVRYPEADRQHLADLENLRVRTADGGEVPLMRAAEVAGGHGFSSINRTDRKRVINVSANVDSQRGNAEEIRRHLQQTALPALMAQYPGLSYDMEGEARELNEVKGSMGRGYVLALFGIFALLAIPFRSYSQPLLIMVAIPFGIVGAVFGHVLMGYNLSIMSVFGIVALSGVVVNDSLLLIDYVNVRRRKGDTLQAALLEAGRRRFRPILLTSLTTFFGLMPMILETSMQAKFLIPMAISLGFGIMFATGITLLLIPALYLVLEDIRRLLGLRPDHANHRLS
- a CDS encoding four helix bundle suffix domain-containing protein; translated protein: MADGEGLIPRHGGYRNLKSFQIAQLIYDVTVRFCNRYIDKRSRTHDQMVQAARSGVQNIAEGSQASATSKKFELKLTQVARASLEELRLDYEDFLRQRGLTLWEREDPRRKSLITRRCASAEEVATWVGELRNGHHGGGGQKNLSTESMPSTKSTYQEISANAALTLIAVACSLLDRQVAAQAAAFEREGGFTERLYRVRSRKRQRS
- the ttcA gene encoding tRNA 2-thiocytidine(32) synthetase TtcA codes for the protein MPIVEDRLFRKIKKLTGKAIGDFNLIEEGDRIAVAVSGGKDSWTLLHILDSLRRRAPIRYELIAVNVDPGFPGYRTDIMEAHLREYGFANRMERTDCATIIKEKLRPGSSFCAFCARLRRGVLYSVATELGCNKLALGHHLDDFVETLLLNQFYVGTLAAMSPKLLADNGQHTVIRPMVYVEESDVAAFAEANGLPAIPCGCPEETRSDQNRQRMKRLVSQLAEDIPHLRSSLIGALGNVQPRHLLDASLKDFGTAAAD
- a CDS encoding PP2C family protein-serine/threonine phosphatase — translated: MTSSFHTKADIDLASEVQQLLFPKGSPHCNWCCIGTKNRMARGLGGDYFDFIALPDGCLVVFLGDVTGHGLQASVVMALLYGFIHRGTAENCNPREMASRVNEFLFSFARRSRRLDHFFSTTLFYGVIDPDTLEMRYINNGQGNPLVRRGHKIVSLEATGQPLGYFDQPEIAMARFQFQHGDRFLLYTDGLVEAFNPKGQAFGLPGLKRLLRHDHRGHGEFLEALFQSLVSFGAPDPPQDDCTAITIDFKRPAV
- a CDS encoding insulinase family protein; translated protein: MKQREYRAGDRQHGFVITSVSTLPELNATLVQLRHERTGARMVHLDREDDNNLFSVGFRTTPQDSTGVAHILEHTVLCGSQRFPVRDPFFTMLKRSLSTFMNALTASDWTCYPFASQNKTDFYNLMGIYLDAAFFPLLREQDFRQEGHRLEFAEAGDSSSPLQFKGVVYNEMKGAMADPSSLLHRRLTRALYPTVTYGFNSGGEPADILDLSYEQLKAFHGTYYHPANAWFFTYGNMPLAEHLQAIDEQALCHFDALQVDSGIPDEARYTEPRRVEETFPVDAGESLEHRSIVQLGWLTCPVSDQFERLGMMLLSELLLGNPAAPLYKALLDSKLGQNLAPGTGYHDDYRETYLAVGLQGTDPETVEAVETLILNTLQEIVDTGFSSEQIEAAIHQLEFSCREVNGDQYPYGLLLLMRMFGSWLHADDPVSPLCLEQDLVRLRQELANGPFFENLIRRQLLENPHRVTLLLKPDVEQKSREEKQLKARLENIEKQLSAEDREHLLAQGVALQQTQEAAEDLSCLPTLELSDIPASQPLVDSDPFECQGVPVRWFEQPTNGIGYFTAHLQIDDLPEELFQDVPLFCTLLTKVGAAGKNYLEMAERVSAATGGVQASASLLDGPASLDTFQLGVELRGKALLRNQQPMFDILKDFCTAPDFSDLQRLHTVLQQLKTSLENSVPGSGHSYASRAASGSLTAAGRVREVWSGLHLIHAVKELAARQPEQLSEFAQRLQRLAAAIFRRDRLRCAITAEEPVFRSMQPVLDGFFAEIPAAGASVPPPKRPSPFDDKASGWVAAVPVAYVARVFRAVPLEHPDGAVLMVLAKLLRGGYLHREIREKGGAYGGMANYDAQGGLFAMLSYRDPHLLRTLDVFRDATRWAADGGFAAVDIKEAILGVFSQLDRPLSPGGKGLREFHYVLQGLTPEARQVFRQRILAVDAEALSAAAGRYLVDGWQDSAVSVVAGEDMLQEANLQLGDASLTLGRI
- a CDS encoding helix-turn-helix transcriptional regulator, producing the protein MEKLLSTKEVAQRLSVNEKMVYTLITEKGLPATKITGKWLFPSHLVEQWVESMTINYPTGAAELPHKSGLLMIAGSDDMLLDRALSLFMKLNAGYVVLFGAVGSLGGLKALRRGMCHMATSHLADENEKDYNFSFAASELEALPAVVNFCRREQGLIVAKGNPHGIRSCRDIAEKDLTVVNRPLGASTRIIFDQQLQEADIKPARLKGYGNEVSRHLDIGLEILSGRADIGPGIRPAAAMLGLDFLPLRWERFDLLIPKDCFFDKSIQQFLAMLHEPAFHDLAASMPGYELNLAGRMLFPGESR